The following are encoded together in the Deinococcus misasensis DSM 22328 genome:
- a CDS encoding response regulator transcription factor, translated as MQRILTIDDDPSLRSFLRRGLTYEGFQVQVAASGDEGLKLIRQQAPNLVILDVMMPGMDGFQVLRELRASHPKLPVIMLTAKDEEGSQVQGLNEGADDYVVKPISLDVLLARIRAVLRRQGLQVSQVLKFQDLTMDLQSFSVKRADRTVPLTNLEFKLLQEFMEQPERVMSKSYLLSRVWGNHSTADLNLVEVYIKQLRQKLEASGEQRLIHTIRHVGYVMRTV; from the coding sequence ATGCAACGAATACTGACCATTGACGATGACCCGAGCTTGAGAAGTTTCCTCCGTCGGGGTCTCACTTACGAAGGTTTTCAGGTTCAGGTGGCCGCCTCTGGCGATGAAGGTCTGAAACTCATCCGCCAGCAAGCCCCCAATCTGGTGATTCTGGATGTGATGATGCCCGGCATGGACGGTTTTCAAGTTTTGCGTGAACTCAGGGCTTCCCACCCCAAACTTCCTGTGATCATGCTGACCGCCAAAGACGAAGAAGGCTCACAGGTGCAGGGCCTCAATGAAGGTGCAGACGACTATGTGGTGAAACCCATCAGTCTGGATGTGCTGCTGGCTCGCATTCGCGCAGTGCTGCGCCGACAGGGCCTGCAAGTCTCGCAGGTGCTGAAGTTTCAGGACCTCACCATGGACCTGCAATCCTTCAGCGTCAAACGGGCAGACCGCACCGTTCCCCTGACCAACCTGGAGTTCAAACTGCTGCAGGAGTTCATGGAACAACCCGAGCGAGTGATGAGCAAAAGCTACCTGCTCTCCCGCGTGTGGGGCAACCACAGCACCGCAGACCTGAACCTGGTCGAGGTGTACATCAAACAGTTGCGCCAGAAACTGGAAGCCAGCGGTGAACAGCGCCTGATCCACACCATCCGCCATGTCGGATATGTGATGCGTACGGTTTGA
- a CDS encoding GlsB/YeaQ/YmgE family stress response membrane protein, with the protein MDWIIAILVGALIGWLASLIMRTDAQQGAIANILVGIIGAALGRWLFADVLNIGGAASAGGFSLVGIFWGILGAIILIWLLRALRVFK; encoded by the coding sequence ATGGATTGGATCATTGCTATTTTGGTGGGTGCCCTGATTGGTTGGCTGGCAAGCCTTATCATGAGAACCGATGCGCAACAAGGTGCCATCGCCAACATTCTGGTGGGTATCATTGGTGCTGCTCTTGGACGCTGGCTGTTCGCCGATGTGTTGAACATTGGTGGCGCTGCTTCTGCTGGCGGTTTTTCTCTGGTCGGGATTTTCTGGGGCATTCTGGGAGCCATCATCCTCATCTGGCTGCTGCGCGCCCTGCGTGTTTTCAAGTAA
- a CDS encoding phosphoribosyltransferase family protein: MPNYVLTIGNVTRELPYVRVNANSTLPIVELVGDWELTNAVADEMVKLLPKKFDVLLTTTVSGVPLAHALAERTRKPYVTARKRRRTYMQDPLIQAVESMTLGVNETLWLDARHGEKLKGKKVVIVGDVVVSGSTQQALAKLTEKAGGEVVAFVAAFKQGKPAIQVKAAVELPS, encoded by the coding sequence ATGCCCAATTACGTCCTGACCATCGGGAATGTCACCCGAGAACTTCCCTATGTCCGTGTGAATGCCAACTCCACCCTTCCCATCGTGGAACTGGTGGGAGACTGGGAATTGACCAATGCTGTTGCAGATGAAATGGTGAAACTGCTCCCCAAAAAATTCGATGTGCTCCTGACCACCACCGTCAGTGGGGTTCCCCTGGCACATGCCCTGGCTGAGCGCACCAGAAAGCCTTATGTGACGGCTCGCAAACGCCGTCGCACCTACATGCAAGATCCCCTGATTCAGGCCGTGGAAAGCATGACCCTCGGGGTGAACGAAACCCTCTGGCTGGATGCCCGACATGGCGAAAAACTCAAAGGCAAAAAAGTGGTGATTGTGGGGGATGTGGTGGTGAGTGGAAGCACCCAGCAAGCGCTCGCCAAACTCACAGAGAAAGCTGGAGGAGAAGTGGTGGCCTTTGTGGCGGCTTTCAAGCAGGGCAAGCCAGCCATTCAGGTGAAAGCTGCTGTGGAGTTGCCTTCGTAA
- a CDS encoding DUF3291 domain-containing protein, translated as MQLAQLNIARLLAPLDSPQLSGFVSRLDEINALAEGSTGFVWRLTGEGNDATSLRPFEDDMIIVNMSVWESLDALKNYVYRTDHTEVMKQRKQWFEHMSEAYMVLWWIEDGDFPSPLEARARLEHLRTHGPTPHAFTFRQHFPAEAIKNPPVLEG; from the coding sequence ATGCAACTTGCCCAACTCAACATTGCCCGTTTGCTGGCCCCTCTGGACAGTCCCCAGTTGTCTGGTTTCGTGTCCAGATTGGATGAAATCAATGCCCTTGCTGAAGGGTCTACAGGTTTTGTGTGGCGTCTGACGGGTGAGGGCAACGATGCCACCAGCCTCCGTCCTTTTGAAGACGACATGATCATCGTGAACATGAGTGTCTGGGAGAGTCTGGACGCGCTGAAGAACTATGTGTATCGCACAGACCACACCGAAGTCATGAAGCAGCGCAAACAGTGGTTCGAGCACATGTCTGAAGCCTACATGGTGCTCTGGTGGATCGAAGATGGCGATTTTCCATCCCCTCTGGAAGCCAGAGCACGCCTTGAACACCTGAGAACGCATGGCCCCACCCCTCATGCTTTCACGTTCAGGCAGCATTTTCCAGCAGAGGCCATAAAAAACCCTCCAGTGCTGGAGGGCTGA
- the proB gene encoding glutamate 5-kinase yields MKRRIVLKIGSSSLTDETGRIQPEKLQAIAEAFQTLDAEVALVSSGAVAAGCGLLNVPRPRTLPEKQALAAVGQAALMQEWAKVFAPRAVAQILLSAGDIQDRKRFINAKHALEAAFKLGVVPIINENDTVATQELRLGDNDTLSAWVAYLCEAHELILLTDVDGLYTANPRTDPTAQRLSLVENVAEVLHLAGGAGSSRGTGGMHTKLKAAQIASEAGIDTLIVGGGGAGLKAFFAGADTGTRIRAQKHTARRGWILHQPSKGTLFVDAGAEKALKSGKSLLPKGITGLAGEFQYGEIVRLEGESGPIGQGIVNYAAHEVQRIFRRHTEEIEEILGYKDFDEVVHRNHLALF; encoded by the coding sequence ATGAAACGCCGCATCGTCCTGAAAATCGGTTCCAGCAGCCTGACCGATGAAACCGGACGCATTCAGCCCGAGAAACTGCAAGCCATTGCAGAGGCATTTCAAACGCTGGATGCTGAGGTGGCTCTGGTCTCCTCTGGAGCGGTGGCGGCTGGATGTGGCCTCCTGAATGTGCCAAGGCCCCGCACCCTTCCCGAGAAGCAGGCTCTGGCAGCAGTGGGTCAAGCGGCCTTGATGCAGGAGTGGGCCAAAGTTTTTGCACCCAGAGCGGTGGCCCAGATCCTGCTGAGTGCTGGAGACATTCAGGACCGCAAGCGTTTCATCAATGCCAAACATGCTTTAGAGGCCGCTTTCAAACTGGGTGTGGTGCCCATCATCAACGAGAACGACACCGTGGCGACACAGGAGCTTCGCCTCGGGGACAACGACACCCTGAGTGCCTGGGTGGCCTACCTCTGCGAAGCCCATGAACTGATCCTTCTGACGGATGTGGACGGCCTTTACACCGCCAACCCACGCACCGATCCCACTGCACAAAGGCTGTCTCTGGTGGAGAATGTCGCAGAAGTGCTGCACCTTGCTGGAGGGGCCGGATCTTCCCGAGGCACCGGAGGCATGCACACCAAACTCAAAGCCGCCCAGATTGCTTCAGAGGCCGGAATTGACACCCTGATTGTGGGGGGCGGAGGGGCAGGCTTGAAAGCCTTCTTTGCTGGTGCAGACACTGGAACGCGCATCCGGGCACAGAAGCACACCGCCAGAAGGGGCTGGATTCTGCATCAACCCAGCAAAGGCACCCTGTTTGTGGATGCAGGCGCAGAGAAAGCCCTGAAAAGTGGCAAAAGCCTGCTTCCAAAGGGCATCACCGGACTGGCCGGAGAATTCCAGTACGGCGAGATTGTGCGTCTGGAAGGTGAAAGTGGTCCCATCGGGCAGGGCATTGTGAATTATGCTGCCCATGAGGTGCAACGCATTTTTCGCAGGCACACCGAAGAAATCGAAGAAATCCTCGGGTACAAGGACTTCGATGAGGTGGTGCACCGCAACCATCTGGCCCTTTTTTGA
- a CDS encoding glutamate-5-semialdehyde dehydrogenase, with product MLQELFLNARTASRTLARSNRDHALACLKKHLQAHIPEILQQNALDVEQERQKGTSAALVDRLTLTEKRMEGILESIDQVIALPDPVGRVLEGWRHPQGMHIEKVTVPFGVIGMIYESRPNVTVDAAILCLKAGSAVILRGSSNALNSNRALVKAMREGLKEAGLNENAISLIDSTDRSSVTELLTARGHVDLVIPRGGAGLINHVVQNAKVPVIETGVGNCHLYVHRDADLDSALNILMNGKTQRPGVCNALETLLVDKEIAAAFLPRAVKALRDAGVEVRGDEDTQMYAPGVLPASEEDWSTEFLDLIIAAKVVGGVQEAIDHINRYGSQHSEAIVTESLKAADQFQNEVDAAAVYVNVSTRFTDGFEFGFGAEIGISTQKMHARGPMGLREMVTVQFRIRGEGQIR from the coding sequence ATGCTTCAGGAGCTTTTCCTCAACGCCCGAACCGCCAGCCGCACCCTTGCAAGGTCCAACCGTGACCATGCTCTGGCCTGCCTCAAAAAGCACCTTCAAGCCCACATTCCCGAGATTTTGCAGCAAAATGCCCTGGATGTGGAGCAGGAACGCCAGAAAGGGACCAGTGCTGCTCTGGTGGACCGCCTGACCCTCACCGAAAAACGCATGGAAGGGATTCTGGAGTCCATCGACCAGGTGATTGCCCTCCCCGATCCGGTGGGCCGGGTTCTGGAAGGCTGGAGGCACCCTCAGGGGATGCACATTGAAAAAGTCACGGTGCCTTTTGGCGTGATTGGCATGATTTATGAATCCCGTCCAAATGTGACTGTGGACGCTGCCATCCTGTGCCTGAAAGCTGGAAGCGCTGTGATTTTGAGGGGCAGCAGCAACGCCCTGAATTCCAACCGGGCGCTGGTCAAAGCCATGCGTGAAGGCCTGAAGGAAGCGGGCCTCAATGAAAACGCCATTTCCCTGATCGATTCCACCGACCGTTCCAGCGTGACCGAACTGCTGACCGCTAGAGGCCATGTGGATCTGGTGATTCCAAGGGGAGGTGCGGGATTGATCAACCATGTGGTGCAAAACGCCAAAGTGCCCGTGATTGAAACGGGAGTGGGCAACTGCCACCTGTATGTGCACAGAGATGCCGACCTGGACAGCGCTTTAAACATCCTGATGAACGGCAAAACCCAGAGGCCGGGCGTGTGCAACGCTCTGGAAACCCTTTTGGTGGACAAAGAGATTGCTGCTGCTTTCTTGCCCAGAGCCGTCAAAGCCCTTCGTGACGCGGGGGTAGAGGTGCGTGGAGATGAGGACACCCAGATGTACGCTCCGGGTGTGCTGCCTGCTTCAGAGGAGGACTGGAGCACCGAGTTTCTGGACCTGATCATCGCAGCCAAAGTGGTGGGTGGCGTGCAGGAGGCCATCGATCACATCAACCGTTACGGTTCGCAGCACAGCGAAGCCATCGTCACGGAAAGCCTGAAAGCCGCCGACCAGTTTCAAAACGAGGTGGACGCCGCAGCCGTTTATGTGAATGTCTCCACCCGTTTCACCGATGGCTTTGAATTTGGCTTCGGGGCCGAGATCGGGATTTCCACCCAGAAAATGCATGCCAGAGGTCCCATGGGCCTGCGTGAAATGGTGACGGTGCAGTTCCGCATCCGGGGTGAGGGCCAGATCCGATGA
- a CDS encoding NUDIX hydrolase yields MQRARAILLRDDHIALMHREKMFDGALLKYYVFPGGGIDAGETPEQAVVREVKEELGLEVRVERLFTEVHGQSHEGFFWCQITGGVFGTGTGPEFAGAGNGTYTPMWVPLDHLPELPVWPEPLKVMLLESLRSQ; encoded by the coding sequence ATGCAAAGGGCCAGAGCCATTCTTTTGAGAGACGATCACATTGCTTTGATGCACAGGGAAAAAATGTTTGATGGAGCGCTCCTCAAGTATTACGTGTTTCCGGGCGGAGGCATTGATGCTGGAGAAACCCCCGAGCAGGCGGTGGTCCGTGAAGTGAAAGAAGAACTCGGGCTTGAAGTGCGTGTGGAAAGGCTGTTCACCGAAGTGCACGGACAGAGCCACGAGGGGTTCTTCTGGTGCCAGATCACCGGAGGGGTGTTCGGAACCGGAACAGGACCAGAGTTTGCTGGAGCAGGAAACGGCACGTACACGCCGATGTGGGTGCCTCTGGATCACCTTCCAGAGCTTCCGGTCTGGCCTGAACCGCTGAAGGTGATGTTGCTGGAAAGCCTGCGCTCACAATAA
- a CDS encoding CarD family transcriptional regulator — MKKYLYNTGDRVVLPPYGVGVVSGISTKCVANTTCSYYQVEFPNGTSKAYVPVESAANLRPALNEQDVPEILNRLTEGRYALPRQWSARHRKVTDILATGNPFEIATLAAELRRWNIERGLPDLDRQAYRKALKLISQEISELSTDGVETIRDMIQEELQNDAN, encoded by the coding sequence GTGAAAAAGTACCTTTACAACACAGGTGACCGTGTCGTACTTCCCCCTTATGGAGTTGGAGTGGTCAGCGGCATCTCCACCAAGTGCGTTGCCAATACCACCTGCTCCTACTACCAGGTGGAGTTTCCCAACGGAACCTCCAAAGCTTACGTGCCTGTAGAATCCGCCGCCAACCTGCGCCCCGCCCTCAATGAGCAAGACGTGCCCGAAATCCTCAACCGACTGACCGAAGGCCGTTACGCCCTGCCCCGCCAGTGGTCTGCACGTCACCGCAAAGTCACCGACATTCTGGCCACAGGCAACCCCTTCGAAATTGCCACCCTCGCTGCAGAACTGCGCCGCTGGAACATCGAACGGGGCCTCCCCGATCTGGACCGTCAGGCCTACCGCAAAGCCCTGAAGCTGATCTCTCAGGAGATCTCTGAACTCAGCACCGATGGCGTGGAAACCATCCGTGACATGATTCAGGAAGAACTGCAAAACGACGCCAACTGA